One segment of Equus asinus isolate D_3611 breed Donkey chromosome 18, EquAss-T2T_v2, whole genome shotgun sequence DNA contains the following:
- the LOC139040955 gene encoding proline-rich proteoglycan 2-like, translating into MGARESSGGARVQEAGLRPGPGPARPPSRQAGSRLSGPSAPSRAASEGGVPSPGQSPPSGGPLPRAAPPLGRRGSAAARPPIPAASSPEQPPPPGNPLPRAALSSCSPLPWAALSCSPLLLQSLPPGSPLLQAAPSPDSPFSPGLPQPPLPTGPSPRQPPPPAVPSSRRPFARGRRPGGSRAAGPAP; encoded by the coding sequence ATGGGGGCCCGGGAGAGCTCTGGAGGAGCGCGCGTTCAGGAGGCCGGTCTCCGTCCGGGCCCAGGCCCCGCGCGGCCTCCATCCCGCCAGGCCGGGTCGCGGCTTTCCGGGCCGAGCGCCCCGTCCCGTGCGGCTTCGGAAGGGGGGGTCCCCTCCCCCGGGCAGTCTCCTCCTTCTGGCGGCCCCCTGCcccgggcagccccgcccctggGAAGGAGGGGGTCCGCCGCGGCCCGGCCTCCAATCCCTGCGGCCTCCTCCCCggagcagccccctccccctggcaACCCCCTCCCTCGAGCAGCCCTCTCCTCCTGCAGCCCTCTGCCCTGGGCTGCCCTCTCCTGcagtcccctcctcctgcagtcCCTTCCCCCGGGcagtcccctcctccaggccgcCCCTTCCCCAGACAGCCCCTTTTCCCCGGGGCTGCCGCAGCCCCCTCTTCCtacaggcccctcccccaggcagccccctcctcctgcagTCCCCTCCTCTAGGCGGCCCTTTGCCCGGGGCAGGCGCCCCGGAGGCAGTCGGGCAGCTGGCCCGGCCCCTTGA